GAACACACTCCTTGGTGACTGAAGAAATGAAGGGCAGGGCAGCTCAGGCAAGGACCCTCCGAGGGCAGGGCATGTACTCTGGGCCCCTCTGGCCATAGGATGTGAGCAGGGGGGCACTGAAGGAAGTCTAGAGGAGGTAGCTGGGGGGCTGGCCAGGGCAGGTGGGCATTTTGACCAAAGGTACAACACATAATATTGTATTTGTAGATGGAGAGGCAGGCCCACAGGCGGTGTGGGGACTCAGTCACAAGGCTGGGGGTCATGTTGGCTCAGTTCCTGGTTCCTGGTCCCTATCACTCTGGGCCAGAACCCATGTCTGCTGGCTGATTACAAGCTGATTATAGCAGAGAGCTGGCAGAGGGCTCTGGTTGCTGGGGGCCACCTGGCATCTGGAAGACAGCATTCCAGCCTCTGTCCATTCCTTAGGCAGTGAATCCACTCCAAGTCCCAGGCCGCCGAGGGGCTGGCTGGCCGGCCCTGTGCGAGGTATGTGAAGGAGGCAGCAGTGAGAAGCTAGCCTGAGCCACTTCCATAGAAGGTTGTGGAAGACTCAGGTTGGGTGTCCTGATAAAAAGCagagttgagggatccctgggtggcgcagcggtttggcacctgcctttggcccagggcacgatcctggagacccgggatcgagtcccacatcgggttcctggtgcatggagcctgcttctccctctgcctatgtctctgcctctctctctctctctgtgactatcataaataaataaaaatttaaaaaataaataaaaaaaagataaactttataaaaaaaaaaaaaagcagagttgaGTCAGGTGCCATTCCCGAATTTTTACAGCCTTCAGCCAACCTGTGCCTTCAGATCAAAAGCCCTATGCTGAGGACAGCGAggcaggaaggagcctgggtccccCTAGATGCTGCAGAGCCTTGTGGGAAGAGCACACATGTTGATCTTGCTCAACAGCTGTGTGGAGTTGCTGTCATATACAGTCTAATTCATTCCTAATTGAGGCAGCGTGTGGAGTGGTCAGGATgttgcctggcacatggtaggcactcagtAAGTCAATAAGTGTTGACAACCCTTAATACAGAGGCAGGATAGGAGAAGGTGTCAGAGAGGTGTTGGTCAGCACTGGAAAGCAAATGGGGCCTTCTGGACGGATGGGAGTCAGGCAGAGGGACGGACAGGCTGAACCTCCTGGTACTTACTTCTTGGAGTTATAAGACCTGCCCTGAAGACAAAATGGAACAGTCTGAGTGTGCTGAAGGTAACTCATGTTGCATGCTCTTGTGTATGAGGCTTTCATAGCAGTTACCTTAGAGATTGCAGCTGAGCCAGGCATACAACAGGTATGGGTTTATGGGATatgaacagaaggagagagagagtgaggtagaaacagaaactgaggagagaagggggaaaaagtaaaatgaaagcactacagggacccctgggtggcgcagcggtttggcgcctgcctttggcccagggcgtgatcctggagacccgggatcgaatcccacgtcgggctcccggtgcatggagcctgcttctccctctgcctgtgtctctgcctctctctctctctatcattaataaataaaaaaaagaaagaaagaaagcactacAAAAAAATTAGAGGAGCTTCAAGGAAGCAGGTGGCTGGATTTAAGGCCTGGCCCACCTGTCTAGAAGTGGCTGGGGAACCACACCTTCCTGTCTGtcatttctcctcccctccctctggctGTGGGCAGAGGTGCTCAtcaccccactccccagccctgtTCTTCTCAGTGGTGCTCTGaattgggggggcgggggtgcctaCAAGCTTCTTGCATTGGCCCCTTCCCTATACTCCCACCCTCCACTGCTGTCTgcccatgtcagggtgaggccaacCCCACAGTGGCAGGCAGCCTGGTTCCTGCCTTTTCCGATACCCCTTGGTGCCCACCACTATGATGTGTGCACAGTGACATACTGATTTAATTTGGAAAACAGGTTCCATTCCCCACCTACCCAAGCCACAGCAGGGTCCTTATTCGCTGGTGGGCAGCCTGGCTTGGGAAGCTGCGCTGCTTCTCCTGGACATTAGGACCAACCCCTGGGTCCTACTTACACACTTTCAGGTAGGGAGCTCACTCCTCGGAGACAGCCCCATGGGGTCTTGACAGCTAGAAACCCTTATTAGTGATCTTTACAGATCCTGAGTCCTCAGGCCAGACTAGTTGAGCAACCACCTACTTCTGGATGTGGGGAGGGCTGTTGGATGGAATCTGCTAGTCCCAGGCAGTGGATTTTTTGAATCACTCCCAGTTTACGATGTCTAGCTGTTTCTTGAAGAGTAGAGCAGCAAACTAAGAAGGGATCTGGTTTTTTGAGAATCCAGATGAGCTGAGATTAAATAGATAAGGTTGTCTTAGAATAAAGGGGACCAAAGTCAGACAAGCCTTGTCATtgtgtcctcttcctcctccttagGCCACCTCAGAGATGGCATTGTCCTGTGCAAGCAGCCTCCCACTGGCCACACCAAtagcctcctcctctgtctctgccacatCTTCCACAACTTCCTAACTGCTGCCTGGACTGGTGCAGTAGGCCACCAGCGTACACATAGCTTCTGGGCTTTTCTCTTACAACCCATCACCCAGGGGCTTGCCCAtgcacagaaaggaaggaaactctcAGCCTGGAGCCTTTCTTTTAATTGTCTTCAGGCCCATCCCTTCTATCTGTCTGATCTTGTAATCCTCACACTGGCCCTAAGTCATAACAGCCATAGCAGACTCTTGTATGGCACTTGCTGTAGATAGTCTTTGTTCTGAGTGCTTTACATACACTCACTTATTTGATCCAACCCACGACTCTTTGAAGGAGGGGCTTTacaatccccattttacagatgcggCAATTAAGACACAGTGAGATCAAGTAACTTTCCTGATGTGACACATGTGCTAAGGGAGGTATGCACATCAATAGATTTCAGcctgctctctcccctcccctgcgtGTTCCCTTCTCTCCTGTCCCCTGATAGTTACCCCAGGGGCTGACTCAGCCCCTGCTCCTGGCTCCAGAAGGTGATAAGCCTCCTCCAACCCCAGCCTTGCTTACCTTCTACAACCCAACCCTAGGAGCTCCATCCCACCCTtggggagccccaggccccaTGGAAGTAGTCTTGGCTGGGCTCCAGGGGGATGGGGCCATGTGTGATTCGTCCTTTCAAACAGTGGAGCTTCCTGCAGGGCTGACAGCCAGGAGGCCCCACGAGGCAGCTCAAGCCCAGCCACGTgaggctccctcccctcctgctgccccagccctgctgaCTCAGAGCCTGGCTGCCACTGCAGGCACACCACCCCCTCCCAGGGGTGTGTGCTGATGCTGGcgaggtggggcagaggcagcccTAGCAGCATACTGCCTGGCACCCACACAAATTCCTGTGTGGGTTGGGTGGGAATACTTCTTACCTTCTGTCCCATAACCAGTTGTCTTCTTTGAACAATTGATTGTGAACAAGTCCACATCCTGCAGCGTTCTCTCAAGGCATGACTTTCCTGGCTGTAGAACGGCAACTTCACCATTACTCAACTTCCCTCTCCTGATTGTTTCCAGATTCCATGAGGCTGTGGACCTCCTTGTCTAAATATCCCTCCTTTCTGTACCAACAGTTTTATTGTCTCTGGAAAATGGGTCCTATGTGTTCAATTCCAAGGATGAAGACCTGGTAAATATCCCAAGTTTTCTAGATGGCTGTGAGCTGTTGTCAGTGGACAGACTCAAGCCAATAACATACAGCCAATTAACTCCAAAGAGtcactttaactttttaaagaatctggCCTGAGGAGAAAATTAAGACCATTACTTCAATATAGGAGAGTTGGAAAACAAGCTGGGTTTATAATGCTTGAAACCTTCTGCTGCTATGCCACAATGTGTAGGTTCAGCACTTCACAGAGCCCTTTGTTCTAAACAACAATCACATTTCCTGGctaagagagagaaattaaaattcaccaattttttaaaggctttatttctttatttattcatgagagacagagagagaggcagagacctaggcagagggagaagcgggctctctgcaaggatcctgatgcaggactcgatcccggaccccgggatcacgctctgagccaaaggcagatacccaagcactgagccacccagatgtcccaaaattCACCAATTTTGAAGAGTATATGGAGCACCAGAACTCTCAGACTCTGCTTGTGGGAAGGTAACATTATAGCAACCATGTGGAAAACACTAAAGCTGCATGGAACGCATCtcgacccagcaattccactcctgagtATATTCCCAATACCATTTGAGATCACCCCAAAGAATCTAGTGAGGGCAGAATGAAAATGTTCCATATcctggtggtagtgatggtggttaCACAACTGCATCCATTTGTCACAACTCAAAACTGAACCAGATGCTCAAATGGGTGAATTTGACTGCATATAaattgtatcttaattttttaattgaaaactgaaagaaaaaaatataaaacgaACAATTCAATTTAGGAGTGTATTCATATGATGAAATACTATACAACAATGAAAAGAACAAAGCACTGCTAAAGGAAAGATAAACGAATCTCAAAatctgaaagaagccagacataaaactATGAACTGTAGGATTTTGTGTATACAAAGCTCAAGAATAGGAGAAACGAATCTACCATGATAGAGGTGAGAATACTGGGGGACCCTTGGAGTGAGGGAACACAAGAGACCCCTGTGGGATTCTAGAAAGGTCCTGTATCTTGAGCTGTGTGGTAGTTCCTTGGGTCTATGCTCTATGCTTAAGCATGTGTGCCCTTGAGGAAATGTTgattattctttaatttaaaaagaaaacatttttaaaaattgatattacAAGTGACccagtgagggacacctgggtggctcagtggttgagcatctgcctttggctcagggcgtgatcccgggatcctgggattgagtcccacatcgggctcctcatggggagcctgcttctctatctgcctatgtctccatctctctttcttctctcaagaataaataaaatcttaaaaaaaagtgacccAGTGAGCAATTCAGATGTCCAGATCTCACCAGAGCCCACTGACTTGGCCAGTCCTGGCCCCATGAAGCTCTTTAACCATGGAAGCAGACTGCTCCCAGGCTGGAATTCCTGCCCCGCCCTGGCTCAAGCAAAACAACCTTTAAAACTGGCCAACAGCCCAGGATTTTAAACCGCTTCCTTGCCTGATCTGCTCCCCTTTATGAGCATCCAGGAAGAAAGTTACCGCTcttgctggggaggaggagggattgGAACTCCTCTGCCCCATCTCCTGGATTTCCCAGGAGTAGATAGATGGGGTCCTGGCCTGAGTTGGAGGGACAAACCTCTGGCATTCCCTTTACCAGGCTCAGGCCCACTCCCCTCAGGGTATATGTCGCACCAGGACCCTCTCTGGAGAAAGTTGTGTTCCCTGGGTTGACCaaggccccctccctgcctcctcttcccttGCAAAATGAGCTATATACCTACCTGGTAAGCTTAGGAGACAATAGGTAAATGGAACAGTCTAAATGCCTTGTGACCACAGTTATGACTCTGATGGTGTGATATGAAGGGAACAGATGTAGCCTTGAAtgtcagcacctggcacacagcctGGGCATTGTTAGACACTCAGCACCCATTGCTCTCTCCTCCCCATATGGCCTGATCCTGACCCATGGAGTGGAAAGAGGACACTCAGAGTAGAAGCAAGGCAGCCTAACCCCACCCTGTTGGCTGGGACCAAGGAGTAGGAGAATCCTGGGCAGCTGAAATGCCTGCTCAACGTGTATCTGCTTGTCACTTGGGGGCAAGCATATGTCCTCTCTGGGCATCCCACAGCCTTCCTCCTCTGTATAAccaggaaggagggagtggggCTTCCTGAGACCATCTAAGCCGAGTGGAGCTGGCAAATCTCAGTATGAcagtgcccagggctgggggcggggggaaggagaTTCAGTCTTTGGGCATAAgaatcttggggggggggtggtaaagCTAGAGATAGGACAAGCATCATTTAGATTCAGCCTGGGAATCTGGAGTCCCTTGTTGCCCTAACAGgaaatgtctttcattttcccatctgcaaaatgaagtgAATCATCATTGGCACTACCTAGTCAGAAGGTAGGTGGACTTTGACAGAAGTGGTAATGATGCCCAACATGTTGTTTGCACTCTATCAGGAAGTACCTCAGTTGTACATGTGCGAAGGAGGCCCTACCACCAGACTCACATTTGGGGGCAGAGGTCACCTGCAGTGGTATTCTGAGGAAATCTCCTGAGGTACTAGGTTTGGGCTTGGGACCGGTTCTCCTGGATCAGCCCTCTCTTGATCTTGAACTTGGCATCTCCTAGGTGGTGGAACCtctctgctgggtgctggggatacagagaGGAAAGTCATTTCTCTGACAGGGCAGGAAGGCTCCTGGGAGGAGGGGACATTTGAAATTGAGTCTCAAAGGAGGAATAACATCAGGAACATTCCTGATGACGCAACAGATGCAAATGAAGGCAATGCAAAGAGCAAGGTATGGGTATTTGAGTCAAGAGATGAGGAATGGAGCTGGGGAGGGCCCAGGTCCTAAAGGGCCCTGCCAGGAGTCTTCTAAGTTTATCCTGGGGCCAGTGGAGAGTCACTGACAATTCTTGAGCAGTGACAGGGTCATTTTGGCCCCCTTCATACAGTTTAGGAAGGGGGAGTTCAGAGGTGCTGGAGTAGCCACATGATGGATAGGAGAGGCTGCGTTGGGGGCAAGAACATGAGGCCACCTCCACAGGCATCTTCTGGCCTTCAACCCACCCTCATGGTCTGCCAAGTTCTGGCCAAAGGCCCACAGGACATGATGCCAGTTATGTAGCTTGCTCAGTGCTTTATTGAACCAAGGTGCAAACAGATGAATCAACCAACAAGGCCTTGAAGCACAGCCCTCCACACATCCTGAGATTTGGAATCCAGATGTGGCTCCATCCTTGGTTTCATTGCTTCCATGACATTTTGTCTTGAATATTTCCAAACcttaaaatatgaagattttGTCCACACAAACAGACATGTATATTCTTGCCGCAGGCTGTCATGCTCACTGAAATGCTTCCATTCAgcagtttgtgtgtgtgagacatTGGGCATTCGtggccatccatccatccatccatcatccattcatccatctgtcccTCCACAACAAGACAGCAGCGAATTCTGACAAGTCAGGCCCTGGGGTTCACAGCAGTGGGGGCTGGGCTGCCGGGGGCTGAGGATGTAGGCCTTAGCCCTCCCCCAAAGGCCCCTGAGGAGGACATCCCTTTCTGAGGCAACGGAAGCCATGGTCAAGTGGCTAATGAATGTTTGGAGTCTCTAACCCCAAGTGGATAGAAGAACCTAAATATCAGCCTATGCATACCCTGAGATGGGCAACAGATCAGACAAATCAAACATGTAGGTAACACTGAAACAGGAAAGAGTAAGAGCTTCTGTTTGTGCTAGAGGTGTTCATGTGgaaggacaggagagagagaggaagagaaagggaacatGGCAGACACAACAGGAGTGCCAACTCCCGGGCCAGGGAGGAGGTCTGCTTTGGCCCATCCCTGCGGGGCTGTGGCATTTCTCCAGCCACATACAAACAAAGCCCCTAGGAAAGAGGGGGCTTTTCTGGACACAAGAAGACAAAGGGCTAACtcaaggaagggggaaaaaaaaaaaaagagcaaaaagttTCCACTGGACACAAAATACTTCCTTTGAGCTAGACTTAATCCAATTTCACAAAGTCAACAGACTGGGCTCTTCCAGGGGCAGGGCtgtcctgggctgggctgggctgaggtgaggtgaggtgggacagggtggggtggggtgagggtggcaTGAAGATATGGAATATGATTAAAGTGAGACatgggctgggggcagacaggACACCCTCGCTGTCCTGCCCCTGGATGGCACCTGGGGCCTCCAGCAGACCctcgggctcctgggtggctggcACACAGGCAGTGAGGCAAAGAAGATAGGCAGGACTGGCACTGGCCCTTCACTGGTCCTGCAGGCGGCTACAGAGCTCCCGCCGGCTCCGCTCCCCTGCCCAGCTGCGAGTCTTGAGGCGGAAGGTCTTCAGCTCATCCTTGAAGGCTTCATGGTTCATAGGCCGATAGTCCTGGGGCTCACAAAAAGTCTAAAGCAGGATGGGAGTGCCAGTCAATACAGCGGAATGGGAACTCTGGAAGGAAACCTCCCTTCTCCCTGGGCTACCTGCTAGCTGGGCCCTTTCCCGCAGCCCCGGCCCTCCCATGAAGGCTTCAGCCACCCTGACCCATGGTACCGGGTACTGTGGGAAGAACTCCTTATAGCCGCCCTTAAGGATATACATCTCAGGGTAGTAGAGGCTGGGGTAGTCATTGGCGGTTCTGTCACGTTCCCTGATGAAACGGCACCTGGGACCAGCAGGGATGTGGGAGTCAGAACTGGGTGTGCGGCAGGATATACCTCAGGAGACCAGTTCATTGCACCCACAACTTTGTGGGCCTTGGGGAGCCACAGAAGGCTTGAATGCAGGAATGTCAGCCATAAGAATGTTTTAGATCATTTAGAACATTTTTGGGTCCAGAAGAAGTTGGGGAGATGAGGAGGTAGATCAAAGGAGTTGTTTCTAGAAGGCAATTCACAGTCTTTGTTAGATATAACAGACCTGGACAGATAAAGAAGAAGCATAAAGGAGAGAAGTGGATACAATTTGAGAGATCTGGACAAGACTTAGTGAGCATGAGAGGTGGGGAGCAGAAAGATCAGTCAAACCCTGGAAGGGCCAGAATCACTGAGGAGTGGGACTGGGTCCTTGGGTATTAAGAACACTGCTGGAGACCTAGAACCAGACTTTGGGTGGTGACAATGGATAAAGGTGGACATAAGGCCTGATGagaaggatggggagagggaggtgggaagagtgTGCCATGCACAAGAAGGTAGGGTGAGTTCTGTTCCAAGGTGCCAGGAGACTAGGCCCAGGTCTAGGAGGGGCTGAAGCATAGCTTAGGCCTCTTGGGTATCAGATGGCTCCAGCACCCAAAAGCCGGCAGGGAAGGTCAGGAGCAGATACTAGCTAGCTGACTCACATGCGGGGACCACGCTCAGATGAGAATTCACAGTGGAAAATGAGGATGATTCTCTTGTCCAGATTACAGGGTGTGATGGGGCTCTGTAGCAGGAAGGTCTCAGCGTCCCTTTCCAGGGGCAGGTTCACGGCAGTCTGCCAGAGGAGTTAGAGGTCAGACCACAGCCCTGGGGCTGAGTGGCAGGTCCCTCCTTTGCAATCCCCAACTTTCAAACAGGTGATTCCACTTCTTACTAGACAGGATCTTTCCCCTATGAGAGGGTGCAGCCGCCCTCCACTGATTCACCCTCCCCACAGAAGAAGGATAGAACAGATGGATCTTCAGGGCCTGTCCCCATCAGCCCACCTCACCTTGATGTGCCCGCCTTCATACTCGTAGGGGTACCTGCAGTCCACAATCACAAACCTCTCCACGATGTTGCTGAACTTGCCTGCCAGCAGGGCTGCCATCTGTGGGCCACAGAGGTGGGTCCTGGCAAGTCAGGCTGGCAGGAAGGGGCTGACCTCAACCCTACCACCAATTTGGCCTATGCAGCCCATCCCCCCAAGGAAGGTTAACAGGCAAACAGCCACCCTAATTGTGCCTGGAGAATGGCTCATCTCTGTGTACCGTTTCTGGTGAGATGTACTTGAGATCTTGGTGCTTTCCATCCACAGTCTGCAGAAGGAAGGcctgaagggaaggagagagagattgagaaagggagatgggagaaagagacagagaggaggaaaaaggtgAAATTGGCAAGACTAGTAGCCCAGAGGGCCACACCTGCTTTGACCTTCAAATTCAGCTCTGGTTCCCATAGCAACCAAGAGGCACTTCTCAGTCTGATATCCAGGGAACAACCCCGTTCCCCCCCGGGGAAATGAAGAAGGGAACATAAGAGATGAACTTCTTGCCCCACGAGACAAGGCCAGAGGAGGCTACAAGCTAGATGTGTTTCAACCTTGGAAACTGTTTCCATACTAACAGCTGATGCCCCAGACAGATTTGGGGTAGAATCAGGAAACTaaggagagccagagagaggagTCTAGGTGAGAATAAAGGACAAAGCCTGGGacgtgggtggggagggggaggtacCAAAGCAGCTGCTGAGCTCAGGGGTCACACAGGGGTCGAGCCTCCTGAGCATCCCCCTCACTGCTAGTACCTTGGAGTAATCCCCAATCAGTTCTCGGTGGTCACTGTCCAGGATGGTCTCAATCTCATCATGACACAAGGACTTGGAGCGGAGCACACGGGCTTTCTGCAGGGTAGATGGTGGCCAGGGTCAGGGGTGAGGCTGCCCCTCAGTGCCCCCGTTTGGCTGGTACCTCTTTCCCTGCACCTGTCCTCTGTCACAGATCCAGCCAAGAAGAGCTTGCAGGGTAGACTTGGACAGtggctgccccaccccaccccaggagggCACCCACAGGTTCTTCGGCCTCCCGTGGCTCCTCTGGAAGAGTCCCACTCCTCCTCCGCTTGTTCTGTATGGGCAGGTCCCGGTCATGGGGCCGCTCCAGCCTCTTGAGGATGGGTCGGATCACGCTGCAGGGCATGGATGGAGAACGGAAGAGCCGCTGGCACTTGCTGTACATGATGAGGTCCTGGCAGGAGTGGCAGGTCGGGGTCAGagtgcccagcccctgccctctaCCAACCCCATCTGGAGGGTAGGGCCCCACTCCAAGTTCTGAGGGTGGTGGGCCCCCCAGAGACCCAcctgctcttcctccttttctgagGTCTTGACCAGTGGGGCGCTAATGAGGCTCTCCATGCCCGGGGGTACCGCATTATCATCCTGAGGCCAAATCAGCAAGTATAGGGTCACACCCTCAGGCAAAGGCAACACTTTAGGCCCCAAGTCCTCCAGCAAGGCCCTCCTTGGCTCTGCCAGCCCATCCACGCAGGGTGGTCCCCTAGGACCAGGAAACCCCCCACTTTGCTTGAGAAGCGCAGCCACGTGGAAGGGTCGGACCTGTCTCTGCCCTGCAGCACCCTCCCTCACTGCAGCACCAGCCACCTGCTGGTCTCTGGTAGGCCAGAGGTCACACTGTGACTCCATCAGCTCCGATTCCTCTTCTGAAATTGGAATGATGTCATAGTCTCACAGGCCTTGGGAGGTGGATGGCCTGGTGGGGCAAGACTGGTTACCTTTAAGTCACTCTCCAGGATGTCCACAAATCCATCATCTTCTTCGGAGGCCCCCCGGGGGGCAATCAAGGAGAAGTGGCATCGGGCCGGAGGACTCAGCTCCTCTACTTCCATCTTCCGCTCAGGGGTGAGACACTgtgcagggtggtggtgggggacagACACAGGCTGCTCAGGGGTGGGGACTCaaggcagcccccacccccatccttctGAGAAAAAGGCTCCCCACTGCCTAAGGGTTCAgaatccccctccccctctcctcaggCTGCCTTTAAGGGCACCCACCCTACATGCAAGCCCGCCCTGCACGGTTCAGCTCTCCTGATGTACCATCAGGTCAGGGGCTGAGTTTGGTCTCTGGGCAAAGGCTTCTCTGCGGTCAGCCCACTCTGCTGAAGCATGGGCATGGCTGGGATGTGGGGGTTTCCATGGCATCTTGAAGACAAACCCATCCTGTGGGCAACATGGGTGGGTGTCATCAAATGCCAGAGAACCATCCCAGCacacccccttccttctctccctgaaGTGCTCCCACACTCCAGCCTTCTGGAAGCGCACATTCTCTTTGTCCTCCCCAGAGCTCTGGGCAGCTCGGCCACACGCCTCACTCTTCCTCCAGCTGCCAGGTGCTTGGGAGTTGGTGATGTTCCGTAGCACAGGGCTGTGGCCCAGAAGCCTCACCTAGAGAGCCAGGTAGGGCAGCAGATACTGAAGGCTGCATTCCTCTGGCACCAGCCCTGGCCCTACCTTCTCCCGTCCACCTCCAAAACCCCATCTCCCACAGCCAGACCAGGGACACCAGACCCGTTCAAGTCTACCCTCTGGGGAGGTGACCCTGGATCCCTCCTGTTCCTCAAGCCTGGCCAGTGCCTGAGCCTCCAGTGTCAGGCCTCAGAGGACACTCACCGGCAAGGACTGGAAGCGTCGAATGGCAAACTGCTTGCTGCAGGAGGAAACAGGACATGTCAGGGCTGGAGAGTAGGGGGCAGTGAAGGAGAACACACGGAATGCCCCTCCACCACAGAGCTCTGTGCATCCCTTTGGGAGGGAATGGAGGAGCACCCTCCCCATGCCTACTCCATCCAACAGTGGGCATGGGAAGAGCCTGTGGTAGGCAGACCACCAGAGCCTGCATGAGGAAGGCTGGGGTACTTACTTTCGGATGACCCGGCTGGCTGCTTGGATGGCCTGCTCAAACCTAGGAGAGAGAAAAGTCCCATGCAGCCCGCCTCCCACTACAGCCCAGTGCCCACCCCCAGCATCAGGCCCCAGGGTCCACaaggcctggggccagggctcAGGCCAGtagaaagcagagggaagaatgATGACTCTCCAGGGTCCAGGtactggggagggggagaagcagcttGGGATTTTGAAGGCTGCCCTGAATGGAAGAGGACCCAGAGAATGGAGCAACAGAGACAGCTGGGGCAGGTCACAGGGTGGCTAAGGCGCTACCAAGGCAACGGTCTCGCCAGCCTGCCCACAGGCCTTCCACCTGTATGCAAATCATCTCGGCGGGGCCATATGGCCGCCAGGAAAGGCATCCATCCATCCCGTGATGACAGACCGTGGCAGACAATGTGGGTATCTCCAGGGCCTGGATGCCAGCAGGACTGGGCTTTCCTCCCCTTGCATGGGGCTGTCCTGACCCCAGGACAGGGGCCTGGGTTAGTGTGCCATGCCAGACCCCCTAGCGACAAATGTTCAGGGTCacatcctctcctccctcctctggaaTTCTGCAGGACCCAGCCTCTGTCCCACCCCCTTCTCCTGCCTTAGAAGAGGCCAGCAGGCAAAGAATTCCAACAGATGTTCCTTTTGAGGCTGGGGCACAAGCTTCTGTAGATAAGCCCCACCCCTTAGCTATGTTACC
This region of Canis lupus dingo isolate Sandy chromosome 24, ASM325472v2, whole genome shotgun sequence genomic DNA includes:
- the CDC25B gene encoding M-phase inducer phosphatase 2 isoform X3, translating into MRTGLCMDSPSPMDPQMAEQTFEQAIQAASRVIRNKQFAIRRFQSLPVRLLGHSPVLRNITNSQAPGSWRKSEACGRAAQSSGEDKENDGFVFKMPWKPPHPSHAHASAEWADRREAFAQRPNSAPDLMCLTPERKMEVEELSPPARCHFSLIAPRGASEEDDGFVDILESDLKDDNAVPPGMESLISAPLVKTSEKEEEQDLIMYSKCQRLFRSPSMPCSVIRPILKRLERPHDRDLPIQNKRRRSGTLPEEPREAEEPKARVLRSKSLCHDEIETILDSDHRELIGDYSKAFLLQTVDGKHQDLKYISPETMAALLAGKFSNIVERFVIVDCRYPYEYEGGHIKTAVNLPLERDAETFLLQSPITPCNLDKRIILIFHCEFSSERGPRMCRFIRERDRTANDYPSLYYPEMYILKGGYKEFFPQYPTFCEPQDYRPMNHEAFKDELKTFRLKTRSWAGERSRRELCSRLQDQ
- the CDC25B gene encoding M-phase inducer phosphatase 2 isoform X1 is translated as MELPQPEPAPAPALSPVCLGRGAERPRHLLGLQTGAHGLVGSPERAAASSPVTTLTQTMHNLAGLGSETPKRQVGSLLTSLSLSRRRASESSLSSESSESSDAGLCMDSPSPMDPQMAEQTFEQAIQAASRVIRNKQFAIRRFQSLPVRLLGHSPVLRNITNSQAPGSWRKSEACGRAAQSSGEDKENVRFQKAGVWEHFRERRKGVCWDGSLAFDDTHPCCPQDGFVFKMPWKPPHPSHAHASAEWADRREAFAQRPNSAPDLMCLTPERKMEVEELSPPARCHFSLIAPRGASEEDDGFVDILESDLKDDNAVPPGMESLISAPLVKTSEKEEEQDLIMYSKCQRLFRSPSMPCSVIRPILKRLERPHDRDLPIQNKRRRSGTLPEEPREAEEPKARVLRSKSLCHDEIETILDSDHRELIGDYSKAFLLQTVDGKHQDLKYISPETMAALLAGKFSNIVERFVIVDCRYPYEYEGGHIKTAVNLPLERDAETFLLQSPITPCNLDKRIILIFHCEFSSERGPRMCRFIRERDRTANDYPSLYYPEMYILKGGYKEFFPQYPTFCEPQDYRPMNHEAFKDELKTFRLKTRSWAGERSRRELCSRLQDQ
- the CDC25B gene encoding M-phase inducer phosphatase 2 isoform X2, with the translated sequence MELPQPEPAPAPALSPVCLGRGAERPRHLLGLQTGAHGLVGSPERAAASSPVTTLTQTMHNLAGLGSETPKRQVGSLLTSLSLSRRRASESSLSSESSESSDAGLCMDSPSPMDPQMAEQTFEQAIQAASRVIRNKQFAIRRFQSLPVRLLGHSPVLRNITNSQAPGSWRKSEACGRAAQSSGEDKENDGFVFKMPWKPPHPSHAHASAEWADRREAFAQRPNSAPDLMCLTPERKMEVEELSPPARCHFSLIAPRGASEEDDGFVDILESDLKDDNAVPPGMESLISAPLVKTSEKEEEQDLIMYSKCQRLFRSPSMPCSVIRPILKRLERPHDRDLPIQNKRRRSGTLPEEPREAEEPKARVLRSKSLCHDEIETILDSDHRELIGDYSKAFLLQTVDGKHQDLKYISPETMAALLAGKFSNIVERFVIVDCRYPYEYEGGHIKTAVNLPLERDAETFLLQSPITPCNLDKRIILIFHCEFSSERGPRMCRFIRERDRTANDYPSLYYPEMYILKGGYKEFFPQYPTFCEPQDYRPMNHEAFKDELKTFRLKTRSWAGERSRRELCSRLQDQ